In Flagellatimonas centrodinii, a single window of DNA contains:
- a CDS encoding TonB-dependent receptor domain-containing protein, with the protein MFALLLAVAALAPIANAHAQANRSFTLELPAQPLGDSLTQLATQTGVQIVFFSEVTQGLQAPPLDGSYTPGDAVQQLLAGTDLIAVPMDDNGSIAVQRKPPAMADEFDFNIPAQSMAGAVEAFERTTGLPITYSTGLLDGLTAKAVQGSMSVAAALATLFDGTGVEYAPNANGGVTLNLVSANVDFGTGGSGTASVEIARRGGVEEIIVTGQKKAERLQDVPIAISAFDMESLDAQKIEGGFDLLKAVPNVTFSKTNFTGYNFQIRGIGTQAVSATTDPGVAVSFNNTTLIVNRLFEQEYLDIERVEVLRGPQGTLYGRNATAGVINVISAKPKLDVFEGEVKIETGNFDARRLRAHYNFPLNASGTVAGRVAYSSTVRDGYGINEFDGSDVDDRDLWTGRLSLLWQPTDRLKTTVLWERFSESDRRVRSVKQLCHRDPGRDELQGFDIAALDNAHGGTGLPMSRIYRDQLTQGCLPGSLYDEGAFGTPNGLALPFVAAGRLSGIAGTYGYNPYSRPEFSADAPCDLYRTTAVFSIGFVNLCNDDPYGALTQSRDLRTITSEIKPLYKADADLIELAIDFELSDELLISSQTVYVDDSVRSTQDLNRFKTAPGFFNDSAAACGGFISCEPGGYMNGLLAEMSPGGVLCDPQLGCSNRFRSMDLSRSVSTQFNQEVRLVSSFDGDLNYSFGANFTRFETLNDYFVFSNTLTALANLPPFRGTQPEAIIVCRPPGLDWFGGDVLTCIHTDDQSLDDLVDGAEPTGHNYFLSRNPYELQSMAAFGELYWEAAANLKVTGGLRITFDQKTFTPVPSQALLMDYREGVSFNEHPSLCYGYSPTNFCGRMGTGLRGAGYPADPDIVQTWVEPTGRLGVDWKPALGASWIDESLVYAFYTRGYKAGGANPSGIADPAGAFIEESQGAESPRLFKAEYVNAFEIGTKNRLFDGALTVNANAFYYDYRDYQVSKIVNRSAANENFDATIWGTELEVLFAPTTTTVLNATVGYLKTRIGQGEKSIDLMDRTQGGGEMFVTGQINPAFDPQLPPRAVEDYVAGLDAPADQEFLAYDDWVVVKPSVVQTSNCVLPADLLVALMGDQGSKGLGTAAHFSLFCPGGSFSGYSYVEEPIPGTDNLYFNPITDAPNATAGFFADLSGRELPNAPNLTVSLGAQKTFLLPRGWEATARADWYWQGESFARVYNTRYDRLRAWDNTNISAWVANASSGLKIEAYVKNLFDETPITGAFLGSDDTGLTTNVFTLDPRLIGVSISKQF; encoded by the coding sequence TTGTTCGCACTGCTGCTGGCCGTGGCCGCACTGGCGCCCATCGCCAACGCCCACGCCCAAGCCAACCGCAGCTTCACCCTGGAGCTACCCGCCCAGCCATTGGGTGACAGCCTCACCCAGTTGGCCACCCAAACCGGCGTTCAGATCGTCTTCTTCAGCGAAGTCACCCAAGGCCTGCAGGCGCCACCACTGGACGGCAGCTACACCCCGGGTGACGCCGTACAACAACTGCTCGCCGGCACCGACCTCATCGCCGTGCCCATGGACGACAACGGCAGCATCGCCGTGCAACGCAAACCGCCTGCGATGGCCGATGAGTTCGACTTCAACATCCCCGCCCAAAGCATGGCCGGCGCCGTCGAAGCCTTCGAACGCACCACCGGCCTGCCCATCACCTACAGCACCGGCCTACTCGATGGCCTTACCGCCAAAGCCGTGCAGGGCAGCATGAGTGTGGCCGCCGCATTGGCCACCTTGTTCGACGGCACCGGGGTGGAATACGCCCCCAACGCCAATGGCGGCGTCACCCTCAACCTCGTCAGCGCCAACGTGGACTTTGGCACGGGGGGCAGCGGCACCGCGAGCGTCGAAATCGCGAGGCGCGGTGGTGTCGAGGAGATCATCGTCACCGGGCAGAAGAAAGCCGAGCGCCTGCAGGACGTGCCCATTGCCATCAGTGCATTCGACATGGAGAGTCTGGATGCGCAGAAGATAGAAGGTGGTTTTGACCTGTTGAAGGCGGTGCCCAACGTTACCTTCAGCAAGACCAACTTCACGGGCTACAACTTCCAGATTCGTGGCATCGGAACGCAAGCGGTATCGGCCACGACGGATCCTGGCGTGGCAGTGTCGTTCAACAACACCACCCTCATCGTGAATCGTCTATTCGAGCAGGAGTACCTCGACATTGAGCGTGTCGAAGTACTACGCGGACCCCAAGGAACGCTCTACGGGCGCAATGCCACGGCGGGGGTCATCAATGTCATCTCGGCCAAGCCGAAATTGGATGTTTTCGAGGGCGAGGTAAAGATCGAAACGGGCAATTTTGATGCGCGACGGCTGCGTGCGCACTATAACTTTCCCTTGAATGCCAGCGGAACAGTCGCCGGGCGTGTTGCCTACTCGAGTACGGTCCGCGACGGATACGGCATCAACGAATTTGATGGATCAGATGTCGATGACCGTGATCTGTGGACTGGACGTTTGTCACTATTGTGGCAGCCAACCGATCGACTCAAAACGACCGTGCTGTGGGAGCGATTCAGTGAATCGGATCGCCGCGTTCGATCTGTAAAGCAGCTCTGCCATCGAGATCCAGGGCGCGACGAGCTACAGGGCTTCGACATCGCAGCGCTTGACAACGCACATGGTGGAACAGGGCTTCCAATGAGCAGGATCTATCGGGACCAGCTCACACAGGGATGCCTTCCCGGATCACTCTACGATGAAGGGGCCTTCGGCACCCCGAACGGACTGGCACTACCGTTTGTTGCCGCCGGTCGCCTGAGTGGGATCGCGGGCACCTACGGGTATAACCCGTACAGCCGCCCCGAGTTTTCCGCTGACGCGCCGTGTGACCTCTACCGTACGACTGCGGTTTTCAGCATCGGTTTTGTCAACCTTTGCAACGATGACCCTTATGGAGCCCTAACCCAGTCACGTGATCTGCGGACGATCACATCTGAAATCAAACCACTCTACAAAGCGGATGCAGATCTTATCGAGCTCGCGATTGATTTCGAGCTTTCCGATGAACTCCTGATCTCATCGCAAACCGTATACGTCGACGATAGCGTTCGCTCGACACAGGACTTGAACCGTTTTAAGACAGCCCCCGGGTTCTTTAACGATAGCGCGGCTGCGTGCGGCGGATTCATCAGCTGCGAGCCCGGAGGCTATATGAACGGGCTCCTCGCTGAGATGTCGCCCGGAGGGGTTCTGTGCGATCCCCAATTGGGTTGTTCGAACCGCTTCCGCTCGATGGACCTATCACGTTCTGTCAGTACCCAGTTCAACCAGGAAGTACGTCTGGTCTCCAGCTTTGATGGCGATCTTAACTATAGCTTTGGTGCCAATTTCACTCGATTCGAAACACTGAACGACTACTTCGTGTTCTCGAATACCCTGACCGCGCTGGCGAACCTCCCGCCCTTTAGAGGCACTCAACCAGAAGCGATCATTGTTTGCCGTCCGCCGGGGCTCGATTGGTTTGGTGGGGATGTCCTGACCTGCATCCACACGGATGACCAATCGCTGGATGATCTCGTCGATGGTGCAGAGCCGACTGGTCATAACTACTTCCTCAGCCGAAACCCTTACGAGTTGCAGTCCATGGCCGCTTTCGGCGAGCTGTATTGGGAAGCCGCAGCCAATTTGAAGGTCACGGGTGGACTTCGTATCACGTTTGACCAAAAGACCTTCACGCCAGTGCCATCACAAGCACTACTGATGGATTATCGCGAAGGCGTCAGCTTCAATGAGCATCCTTCACTGTGTTACGGATACAGCCCGACCAACTTCTGTGGCCGCATGGGAACTGGCCTGCGGGGGGCTGGATATCCAGCGGATCCGGATATCGTTCAGACTTGGGTCGAGCCAACGGGTCGCTTGGGGGTCGATTGGAAGCCAGCGCTGGGGGCGTCCTGGATTGATGAGAGCCTGGTCTACGCGTTCTATACGCGCGGATACAAGGCGGGTGGCGCAAACCCCTCTGGCATCGCCGATCCGGCGGGCGCGTTCATCGAGGAATCACAGGGCGCGGAATCTCCCCGTCTATTCAAAGCAGAGTATGTCAACGCATTCGAGATTGGCACCAAGAACCGGCTCTTCGACGGCGCTCTGACAGTCAATGCAAATGCCTTCTACTACGACTATCGAGACTACCAAGTCAGCAAGATTGTCAATCGATCAGCTGCCAATGAGAACTTCGACGCCACGATCTGGGGTACTGAACTTGAGGTTCTGTTTGCGCCCACGACAACCACCGTACTGAATGCCACCGTCGGTTATCTCAAAACGCGAATTGGCCAAGGTGAAAAGAGCATCGACCTGATGGATCGAACTCAAGGTGGGGGAGAGATGTTTGTCACCGGGCAGATCAACCCGGCCTTCGATCCTCAGCTGCCACCACGCGCAGTCGAAGATTACGTAGCGGGGCTGGATGCGCCTGCGGACCAGGAGTTCTTGGCGTACGACGACTGGGTGGTCGTGAAGCCATCGGTGGTGCAGACCTCGAACTGTGTCCTTCCTGCCGATCTACTGGTAGCCCTGATGGGCGACCAGGGCAGCAAGGGGCTCGGAACCGCGGCCCATTTCTCGCTCTTCTGCCCTGGTGGATCATTCAGCGGCTACTCTTATGTTGAAGAACCCATACCGGGCACCGACAATCTTTACTTCAATCCCATCACAGATGCTCCGAACGCAACGGCCGGATTCTTCGCTGATCTCAGTGGCCGCGAGCTCCCGAACGCGCCGAATCTCACCGTTTCGTTAGGAGCTCAGAAGACGTTCCTGCTCCCCCGGGGATGGGAAGCAACCGCGCGAGCCGATTGGTACTGGCAGGGGGAATCGTTTGCGCGCGTTTACAACACCCGCTACGACCGCTTGAGGGCTTGGGACAACACCAACATCTCGGCCTGGGTGGCGAACGCGTCGAGCGGGCTGAAAATCGAGGCCTACGTCAAGAACCTCTTCGACGAAACGCCGATAACCGGTGCGTTTCTCGGTTCAGACGATACCGGGCTTACGACAAACGTCTTCACATTAGATCCTCGTCTGATCGGCGTGTCGATCAGCAAGCAGTTCTGA
- a CDS encoding cytochrome P450 has protein sequence MTASALPIGPLTPDTVPPHLVVDFDVYRPATDAESFHQAYIDFQAATPHPLVWTHRNGGHWIAVRGEDVYALYADHERFSSRHYFVPATPDQGALGAFTLDPPQHAPFRAFLNEGLSAKVVGAKLPRVRQLAVDLADDLAGRQGCNFTTDFADALALTMFLDMVDLPFSDREHLSALVEIAARDPDASQRIAGLHQIADYLLPHIHQRRAEPGDDLLSRAVNADIDGRPITLEESLGAAIHLLGAGLDTVSSLFSFSMLYLARDPALRRALVDHPDRIPAAATELIRRFPVVVMARQVRADMDYLGVPLRQGEMVAIPTAFYNLDATVYDRPLVLDWDRRAGKVLSFGNGPHRCPGSTLGRQELIIGLQEWLKRIPDFSVAPGARIEVAGGTVAKVLGLPLVWGRSAS, from the coding sequence ATGACCGCTTCCGCCTTGCCGATCGGGCCGTTGACGCCCGACACCGTGCCCCCGCACCTGGTGGTCGACTTTGACGTCTACCGCCCGGCGACCGACGCCGAGTCGTTTCATCAGGCCTATATCGACTTCCAGGCTGCGACGCCGCATCCGCTGGTGTGGACGCATCGCAATGGCGGCCACTGGATTGCCGTGCGGGGCGAAGACGTTTACGCCCTGTACGCCGACCACGAGCGCTTCAGCTCGCGCCACTATTTCGTGCCGGCCACGCCGGACCAGGGGGCGCTGGGAGCGTTCACGCTGGACCCGCCCCAGCATGCGCCGTTCCGCGCCTTTCTCAACGAGGGGCTGTCGGCCAAGGTGGTGGGAGCGAAGCTGCCGCGGGTGCGGCAACTGGCGGTCGACCTTGCGGATGATCTGGCCGGACGGCAGGGCTGCAACTTCACCACCGACTTCGCCGATGCCCTGGCGTTGACGATGTTCCTGGACATGGTCGATCTGCCGTTCTCCGACCGCGAACATCTCAGCGCATTGGTGGAAATCGCGGCGCGCGATCCGGATGCCAGCCAGCGCATCGCCGGCCTGCACCAGATCGCCGACTATCTGTTGCCGCACATCCATCAGCGGCGCGCCGAGCCGGGGGACGACCTGCTCAGCCGTGCCGTCAATGCCGATATTGACGGCCGTCCGATCACGCTGGAGGAATCGCTGGGTGCGGCCATTCACCTGTTGGGCGCCGGACTCGACACGGTGTCGTCATTGTTCAGCTTTTCAATGTTGTATCTGGCGCGCGATCCGGCGTTGCGCCGCGCTCTGGTGGACCATCCGGACCGGATTCCGGCAGCCGCCACCGAGTTGATCCGCCGCTTTCCGGTGGTGGTGATGGCGCGTCAGGTGCGAGCGGACATGGACTACCTCGGGGTGCCGTTGCGGCAGGGTGAAATGGTGGCGATCCCCACCGCCTTCTACAACCTCGACGCCACCGTGTACGACCGGCCGCTGGTGCTGGACTGGGACCGCCGCGCCGGCAAGGTGCTGAGTTTCGGCAACGGCCCGCATCGGTGTCCGGGCTCCACGCTGGGGCGACAGGAACTGATCATTGGCCTGCAGGAATGGTTGAAACGCATCCCCGACTTTTCGGTGGCGCCGGGGGCCCGCATCGAGGTGGCCGGCGGCACCGTCGCCAAGGTACTGGGCCTGCCGCTGGTGTGGGGCCGGAGCGCGTCATGA
- a CDS encoding BrnA antitoxin family protein gives MPKLKSGTVIPTVADDKAITAAAHRDPDAKPLTDAQWKAAAPTVRRGRPPKPAVKQAVKLRLDPDVLAVLRATGPGWQTRVNQMLRERFAL, from the coding sequence ATGCCAAAACTTAAGTCTGGAACTGTCATTCCCACCGTGGCGGACGACAAGGCCATCACCGCCGCAGCGCACCGCGATCCCGATGCAAAGCCACTGACCGATGCGCAATGGAAAGCCGCAGCGCCCACCGTCCGCAGGGGTCGGCCGCCCAAGCCGGCGGTGAAGCAAGCTGTAAAACTGCGCCTGGACCCCGATGTGCTGGCTGTCCTGCGCGCCACCGGCCCCGGCTGGCAAACCCGCGTCAACCAGATGCTGCGAGAGCGCTTCGCGCTGTGA
- a CDS encoding AraC family transcriptional regulator gives MPGTLVRSVILSGAEAKLRELGQRPGAVAAAAGVPVAALRDPDLLVTGRAVMQFFDLAAQMCAHRNFGLELSVGNRLAAIIGPLWVLLRHARTVGERCDELARNYDLYSSAALMHFERTDDVGILSWSAASGQADSEVQIAEFALGIFVSEIRVHAPRDWAPVEVWFRHQPPRDLRLHRRLFGSRLRFNADHNALLLDDAVMARPLNDSVPGNKALVRMIVRHGEDLPTTAVSPQVEGIIRALLPFAPCGIDDVANAMGVSVRTLQKQLEVTGEGFRAIKDAVRSDLAGKYLRHSQMSATDIAALLGYADLTSFSRAYRRWTDRSIRASRPRLG, from the coding sequence ATGCCCGGCACCCTGGTCAGAAGCGTCATCCTGAGTGGCGCCGAAGCCAAGCTCCGCGAGCTTGGCCAGCGGCCGGGCGCGGTTGCCGCCGCCGCCGGTGTGCCGGTGGCCGCCCTGCGCGATCCGGACCTGCTGGTCACCGGCCGGGCGGTGATGCAGTTCTTCGACCTCGCCGCGCAGATGTGTGCGCACCGCAACTTCGGCCTGGAGTTGTCGGTGGGCAACCGGTTGGCGGCCATCATCGGCCCCCTTTGGGTGCTGCTGCGGCATGCCCGCACGGTGGGTGAACGCTGTGACGAACTGGCGCGCAACTACGACCTCTACAGCAGCGCGGCGTTGATGCACTTCGAGCGCACCGACGACGTGGGCATCCTCAGTTGGTCGGCCGCCAGCGGACAGGCCGACAGTGAAGTGCAGATTGCCGAGTTTGCCCTCGGCATCTTCGTCAGCGAGATTCGCGTGCACGCACCCCGTGACTGGGCGCCGGTGGAGGTGTGGTTCCGTCATCAACCACCACGCGATCTGCGACTGCATCGACGCCTGTTCGGCTCGCGGCTGCGGTTCAATGCCGACCACAATGCGCTGCTGCTGGATGACGCCGTGATGGCGCGCCCGTTGAACGACAGCGTGCCCGGCAACAAGGCCTTGGTGCGGATGATCGTGCGGCACGGTGAAGACCTGCCGACGACGGCAGTTTCGCCGCAGGTCGAGGGCATCATCCGCGCCCTGCTGCCGTTCGCCCCCTGCGGTATCGACGATGTCGCCAATGCCATGGGGGTGTCGGTGCGCACCCTGCAGAAGCAGCTTGAAGTGACCGGCGAAGGATTTCGCGCCATCAAGGACGCGGTGCGCTCTGACCTGGCCGGCAAGTACCTTCGGCATTCGCAGATGAGCGCCACCGATATCGCCGCGCTGCTCGGCTACGCCGACCTCACCTCCTTCAGCCGTGCTTACCGCCGCTGGACCGATCGCAGCATCCGCGCGTCGCGGCCGCGGCTGGGGTGA
- a CDS encoding autotransporter outer membrane beta-barrel domain-containing protein gives MNKTSKRLIVSIYGALLTLGHVLTPAYALDECGQGPQVTCSGNYSASGVTYNFDTDFVFRTPSVPPLITGVGGLTLVGSNGANLDFESLGAIIAPGGVHIEMDAGDINMRFRGLMPSGQLTIRTAGTATIDLAPLNPSGMINGVRIGDTIAVAGGQSSLNIGAGRLVGFVSLESQPGGSWTVVNGGYIGSGLVTPIQDAVAFASAGQGSLRIDNSLRRGRIVGTLDLSANDGDVLLINDYSAVKESGGGWTSWGTSHFGGGRVEIMNGPRGVISTIGSSTFDFSQGLDSEIVNEGVIRIGSPAQAAPVESDLRLQGLRSFRNSGRILMGVGGEAILQSNRRLDARLIFEGTDYIGEPGAQIEMDTGLSDATQADCGSVVASDCVLFDGGSTSGVTTLLVRDRYPSIENASFNEGIVLIEGASGADHFELDPASQYFVQHSSAGASLQKGLIAYRLAYDPLEQHHKLVGTLADEAFQSSIYVTTLQNIWRVTTESWFDREHTPRAGLDNGLTAGGIWGGLTVSRGSRELQGRVNVSSGDVGFNADYDEQVTHLAIGVDVLRGETEASVWNIGLTGGYVHSETSFDATQQKSSLAGFAGGVYGEIQTGDLSVNAMVNLNVLTQSIEAANLGLGEHYQLRTTAEALGVRVDSGWKITLSPTIWVQPIVSLSFVSSTLDDIELDRGGHSLAFGHDASTRAGAGLRSVMDTDLAGSKARFTLTGRWWNEFSAENTSSVRIAAADDQVALEDDFGGRFLEVGSTLEVTDDSGALSGELMLQGTFGDDYYTMTGGLGVTYRW, from the coding sequence ATGAACAAAACATCAAAGCGATTGATTGTCTCGATCTACGGCGCCCTGTTGACCTTAGGGCACGTTCTGACACCGGCGTACGCGCTCGATGAGTGCGGCCAAGGACCTCAGGTTACCTGTTCGGGAAATTACTCGGCATCAGGCGTGACATATAACTTTGACACGGACTTTGTCTTTCGCACACCGTCGGTGCCACCGTTAATTACGGGTGTTGGGGGGCTGACGTTGGTTGGCTCGAATGGAGCCAATCTCGACTTCGAATCACTCGGTGCCATCATCGCGCCCGGCGGCGTACATATCGAGATGGACGCAGGCGATATCAATATGCGATTTCGAGGGCTGATGCCAAGCGGACAGCTGACGATTCGCACGGCAGGAACTGCAACGATCGATCTGGCGCCTCTGAATCCCTCTGGGATGATCAATGGCGTTCGGATCGGCGACACCATCGCGGTTGCGGGCGGCCAGTCAAGCCTCAATATCGGCGCGGGACGTCTGGTCGGCTTTGTCAGCCTAGAGTCACAACCTGGGGGATCGTGGACAGTTGTAAATGGTGGCTACATTGGAAGTGGGCTCGTGACCCCGATACAGGATGCCGTCGCATTTGCAAGCGCCGGGCAAGGGTCGTTGCGGATCGATAACTCGCTACGGCGAGGTCGGATCGTTGGCACACTCGACCTGAGCGCGAATGATGGCGACGTGTTGTTGATCAATGACTACAGTGCTGTGAAAGAATCGGGAGGCGGCTGGACGTCGTGGGGAACCAGCCACTTCGGAGGTGGGCGGGTCGAGATCATGAATGGACCAAGGGGCGTCATCAGCACGATCGGTTCCAGCACTTTTGACTTCAGCCAAGGCCTTGACAGTGAAATTGTGAATGAAGGGGTCATTCGGATCGGTTCTCCGGCCCAGGCAGCCCCGGTTGAAAGTGATCTGAGGCTCCAGGGCCTCAGGAGCTTCCGAAACTCTGGCCGAATCCTGATGGGTGTAGGTGGTGAAGCGATTCTGCAATCGAATCGACGGCTCGATGCTCGGTTGATATTCGAAGGAACGGATTACATCGGAGAGCCCGGAGCCCAGATCGAGATGGACACAGGTCTTTCGGATGCGACGCAGGCGGACTGTGGTTCGGTGGTGGCCTCGGACTGTGTCCTCTTCGACGGCGGAAGTACAAGCGGCGTAACCACGCTGCTGGTTCGTGATCGATATCCGAGCATCGAGAATGCGTCCTTCAATGAGGGCATCGTACTTATAGAAGGGGCCTCGGGTGCTGACCACTTCGAACTTGATCCGGCATCACAGTATTTCGTGCAACACAGTTCAGCCGGTGCCTCGCTTCAGAAGGGGCTCATCGCCTACAGATTGGCGTATGACCCTCTCGAGCAACACCACAAGTTGGTCGGAACGCTTGCCGATGAGGCCTTCCAATCATCCATCTATGTGACCACGCTGCAAAACATATGGCGAGTGACCACAGAGAGCTGGTTTGATCGTGAGCATACCCCTCGTGCAGGGCTGGATAATGGGCTCACGGCGGGAGGTATTTGGGGTGGCCTAACGGTAAGCAGGGGTTCGCGCGAGCTACAAGGTAGGGTTAACGTCAGCAGTGGCGATGTCGGCTTCAACGCGGATTACGACGAGCAGGTTACCCATTTGGCAATTGGCGTTGACGTTCTGCGTGGCGAGACAGAAGCTTCGGTCTGGAATATTGGTCTTACTGGCGGGTACGTTCATTCTGAGACGAGCTTTGATGCGACGCAGCAGAAGAGCTCACTGGCGGGTTTCGCTGGCGGAGTTTATGGGGAGATTCAGACCGGCGATCTTTCGGTTAACGCGATGGTCAATCTCAACGTTCTCACTCAGAGCATCGAGGCTGCCAATCTTGGTCTGGGCGAGCACTATCAGCTGCGGACGACCGCCGAAGCGTTGGGCGTACGCGTTGACTCGGGTTGGAAGATAACGCTGAGTCCGACGATCTGGGTACAGCCGATCGTGAGCCTCTCATTCGTAAGCTCAACACTCGATGATATTGAGTTGGATCGGGGCGGACACTCGCTAGCGTTTGGTCATGACGCAAGCACACGCGCCGGTGCGGGTCTACGTTCTGTGATGGATACAGATTTGGCAGGCTCCAAGGCGCGGTTTACGCTCACCGGGCGGTGGTGGAACGAGTTTTCTGCCGAGAACACGTCGAGCGTACGCATCGCGGCAGCTGATGATCAGGTGGCGCTCGAAGATGACTTTGGTGGGCGATTCCTTGAAGTTGGCTCAACTCTTGAAGTCACCGATGATTCTGGCGCGCTGAGCGGAGAGCTGATGCTTCAGGGCACGTTCGGTGACGATTACTACACGATGACGGGTGGACTTGGAGTGACCTATCGCTGGTAA
- a CDS encoding glutathione S-transferase family protein — protein sequence MSLALYGHPFSSYTQKVLIALYENGTPFEFRCIGPDTPQHAAEWLRRWPLRKFPMLLDGDRQVVESSVIIEYLQVAHPGPVVMVPAEPMAALQVRFLDRYFDLHVMDAMQVAVDTALGRYPMQRDEGVAIARERLERAYAWLDGHLAGRTWAADDGFTLADCAAAPSLFYADWIYRIPDHYPALRAYRSRLLARPSFARAVDEARPFRPLFPLGAPDRD from the coding sequence ATGTCCCTCGCCCTCTACGGCCACCCGTTTTCGTCCTACACCCAGAAGGTGCTGATCGCGCTCTACGAGAACGGCACGCCCTTCGAATTCCGTTGCATCGGGCCTGACACGCCGCAGCACGCGGCGGAGTGGCTGCGGCGCTGGCCGTTGCGGAAGTTCCCGATGCTGCTGGATGGCGACCGGCAGGTGGTGGAGAGCAGCGTCATCATCGAATACCTGCAGGTAGCGCATCCGGGACCGGTGGTGATGGTGCCGGCGGAACCGATGGCGGCGCTGCAGGTGCGGTTTCTCGACCGCTATTTCGACCTGCATGTGATGGATGCCATGCAGGTGGCGGTGGACACCGCGCTGGGCCGCTATCCGATGCAGCGGGACGAAGGTGTGGCCATTGCCCGCGAACGCCTTGAGCGTGCCTACGCCTGGCTGGACGGCCACCTGGCAGGCCGTACCTGGGCTGCGGACGACGGCTTCACCCTGGCGGACTGTGCGGCCGCGCCGTCGCTGTTCTATGCCGACTGGATCTACCGGATCCCGGACCACTACCCCGCGCTGCGCGCCTACCGCAGCCGCCTGTTGGCACGGCCCAGTTTTGCCCGCGCCGTCGACGAGGCCCGCCCGTTCCGCCCGCTGTTCCCATTGGGTGCGCCGGACCGGGATTAA
- a CDS encoding aldehyde dehydrogenase family protein gives MNAIPKSDASAIQRLDARIVTQKAAFLRNPYPSAAQRREHLGALAAMMLRYRPRIVDALDADFGSHPKAAGELIEVLGVAGRAAFVAEHLAAWMQAEPRATDPGLFGSGRACMLPQPKGVIGNMVPWNFPFEIALGPLTEMLAAGNRVILKPSEYTPVSAALLQEMITVTFDPDLVDVAVGGLELSKAFPMRRWDHLLFTGSPQVGRSVALAAAEQLVPVTLELGGKCPAILADDAVNAKNVGHILGIKLIKSGQVCISVDYCLVPRARMDAFIDLARAHAEAHLGNYSQGPSCTGVLPRSLDRLRSGLDEARDRGCQVIRLETRVDTDPACRRWPLHLVIDPPADLLLMREEIFGPILLVRPYDTLDEVITEINRGERPLAIYVFSEDPAVADRVLHETVSGGFCHNAAAVHGAIPTLGFGGIGRSGSGRHHGIEGFREFSNLKGVFVRGEGDHLDALAPPYGELAAGIVAAATAG, from the coding sequence ATGAATGCCATTCCGAAATCCGACGCCAGCGCCATCCAGCGGCTCGATGCCCGGATCGTCACCCAGAAAGCGGCCTTTCTGCGGAACCCCTACCCATCGGCCGCGCAGCGGCGCGAGCACCTCGGCGCGCTGGCGGCCATGATGCTGCGATACCGCCCCCGTATCGTCGATGCGCTCGACGCGGACTTCGGCAGCCACCCGAAGGCGGCCGGCGAGTTGATCGAGGTGCTCGGCGTGGCCGGCCGCGCGGCCTTTGTCGCCGAGCATCTGGCGGCCTGGATGCAAGCGGAGCCGCGTGCCACCGACCCCGGCCTGTTCGGCAGTGGTCGTGCCTGCATGCTGCCGCAGCCGAAGGGGGTGATCGGCAACATGGTGCCGTGGAACTTCCCGTTCGAAATTGCCCTCGGGCCTCTGACCGAAATGCTGGCGGCCGGCAACCGGGTCATCCTCAAACCTTCCGAATACACGCCGGTGAGTGCGGCGCTGCTGCAGGAGATGATCACGGTCACGTTTGATCCGGATCTGGTCGATGTGGCGGTGGGCGGCCTGGAACTGTCGAAGGCATTCCCGATGCGACGCTGGGATCACCTGTTGTTCACCGGCAGCCCGCAGGTGGGGCGCAGCGTCGCGCTGGCCGCGGCCGAGCAGCTGGTGCCGGTGACACTGGAGTTGGGAGGCAAGTGCCCGGCGATCCTCGCCGATGACGCGGTGAACGCGAAGAACGTCGGCCACATTCTCGGGATCAAGCTGATCAAGAGCGGCCAGGTCTGCATTTCGGTGGATTACTGCTTGGTGCCGCGGGCAAGGATGGACGCCTTCATCGACCTCGCCCGTGCCCATGCCGAGGCCCATCTGGGGAACTACAGCCAGGGCCCCAGTTGCACCGGGGTGCTGCCGCGCAGCCTCGACCGCCTGCGCAGCGGGCTCGACGAGGCACGCGACCGCGGCTGCCAAGTCATCCGGCTGGAGACGAGGGTCGATACCGATCCGGCCTGTCGACGCTGGCCGCTGCATCTGGTGATCGACCCGCCCGCAGATCTGCTGTTGATGCGGGAGGAAATCTTCGGCCCGATCCTGCTGGTGCGGCCCTACGACACGCTGGATGAGGTGATCACGGAGATCAACCGCGGCGAGCGGCCCCTGGCCATCTACGTCTTCAGTGAGGACCCGGCGGTGGCCGATCGCGTTCTCCACGAAACCGTTTCTGGCGGCTTCTGTCACAACGCCGCGGCGGTACACGGCGCCATCCCCACTTTGGGCTTCGGCGGTATCGGTCGCAGCGGTAGCGGTCGTCATCACGGCATCGAAGGGTTCCGCGAGTTTTCCAACCTGAAGGGCGTGTTCGTGCGTGGCGAGGGCGACCATCTCGATGCCCTGGCGCCGCCCTACGGCGAGCTGGCCGCCGGCATCGTTGCCGCTGCCACGGCGGGCTAA